Proteins encoded together in one Campylobacter concisus window:
- a CDS encoding nucleotide sugar dehydrogenase: MKIAVVGLGYVGLPLAAAFSEKYEVVGFDVNAKRIEELKSGYDRTLELSNEQMKKAIDNGMKFSLNLDDIRSCNFFIVTVPTPIDKNKRPDLTPVVKATESVAKVLKKGDIVVYESTVYPGVTEEICVPLLEKSGLKFNKDFFCGYSPERINPGDKEHTVTKIKKITSGSTPEIADKVDEIYRSIITAGTHKASSIKVAEAAKVIENTQRDINIAFINELAMLFEKLHINTIDVLEAAGTKWNFLNFRPGLVGGHCIGVDPYYLTHKAQEVGYNPEMILAGRRINDDMGRYAADQVIKLMIRKGVLINKARVLVLGMTFKENCPDIRNSRVIDVVDELKDFGCKVDVTDPWADSAEVKHEYGFDLVKEYNLDDYDCIVIAVAHNEFKKLNLKGHLVYDIKNIYPEADARL, encoded by the coding sequence ATGAAAATAGCAGTAGTAGGACTTGGATATGTGGGACTTCCACTAGCAGCAGCTTTTAGTGAAAAGTACGAAGTAGTCGGCTTTGACGTAAATGCAAAACGTATAGAAGAGCTTAAAAGTGGTTATGACAGAACGCTTGAGCTTAGCAATGAGCAGATGAAAAAAGCGATCGATAATGGCATGAAATTTAGCCTAAATTTAGATGACATCAGAAGTTGCAATTTCTTCATCGTAACCGTCCCAACTCCGATAGATAAGAACAAACGCCCTGATCTAACTCCAGTGGTAAAGGCAACCGAGAGCGTGGCAAAAGTGCTTAAAAAAGGCGACATCGTTGTATATGAAAGCACCGTTTATCCAGGCGTTACAGAAGAAATTTGCGTGCCACTTCTTGAAAAGAGTGGGCTTAAATTTAACAAAGACTTCTTCTGCGGCTACTCTCCAGAGCGCATAAACCCAGGCGATAAAGAGCACACTGTTACAAAGATCAAAAAGATCACAAGTGGCTCAACTCCAGAGATCGCTGACAAGGTCGATGAAATTTATCGCTCGATCATCACAGCTGGCACTCACAAAGCTTCAAGCATCAAAGTAGCAGAGGCTGCAAAGGTCATCGAAAACACCCAACGCGACATCAACATTGCCTTTATAAACGAGCTTGCGATGCTCTTTGAAAAGCTTCACATCAACACCATAGACGTGCTTGAGGCTGCAGGTACGAAGTGGAATTTCTTAAATTTCCGCCCAGGTCTAGTTGGCGGTCACTGCATCGGCGTAGATCCATACTATCTAACTCACAAAGCTCAAGAGGTAGGCTATAACCCTGAAATGATCTTAGCAGGTCGCCGTATCAACGATGATATGGGCAGATATGCAGCCGATCAAGTTATAAAACTAATGATAAGAAAGGGTGTGCTTATCAACAAAGCGCGCGTACTTGTTCTTGGTATGACATTTAAAGAAAACTGCCCAGATATAAGAAACTCTCGCGTTATAGACGTGGTTGATGAGCTAAAAGACTTTGGTTGCAAGGTCGATGTGACTGATCCTTGGGCTGATAGCGCTGAGGTAAAACATGAGTACGGCTTTGATCTAGTAAAAGAGTATAACCTAGACGACTACGACTGCATCGTGATCGCCGTAGCTCACAATGAATTTAAAAAGCTCAACCTAAAAGGCCACTTGGTTTATGATATAAAAAATATCTACCCAGAGGCTGACGCTAGGCTGTAA
- a CDS encoding glycosyltransferase family 25 protein: MNEIYLISLAKDTKRRELLQQKFGSYDSFKLIDAVDGRELNAKEYYKIISPSFKAYGKVLSPAEVGCSLSHVKAYEAFLASEAKFALIFEDDVIGDDNAIKEAFLAASKIPENSVLICGMQDGLEGRFSAFGKKVDASLSKPLWQVSKHSFSSIYRAGAYVLTKKSAKNLLEIHKRALCTTDVWDYLLGVNDMQMYFCDLFAHPTDLSGSNIEGERLERGYSANLKAYIKTFKFILFSRLEKLQGYERIFKRG, translated from the coding sequence ATGAATGAAATTTATCTGATCTCTTTGGCAAAAGATACCAAAAGGCGCGAGCTTTTGCAGCAGAAATTTGGCTCTTATGATAGCTTTAAGCTAATAGACGCAGTTGATGGCAGGGAGCTAAACGCAAAGGAGTACTATAAGATCATTTCGCCATCATTTAAAGCTTACGGCAAGGTTTTAAGCCCAGCAGAGGTTGGCTGTTCGCTCTCGCACGTGAAGGCTTATGAGGCGTTTTTAGCAAGTGAGGCGAAATTTGCTCTCATCTTTGAAGATGACGTGATCGGAGATGATAATGCCATAAAAGAGGCCTTTTTAGCAGCTAGCAAGATACCAGAAAATAGCGTGCTGATATGCGGCATGCAAGATGGGCTAGAGGGCAGGTTTAGCGCCTTTGGCAAAAAGGTGGATGCTAGCCTAAGTAAGCCACTTTGGCAGGTCTCAAAGCACTCATTTTCAAGCATTTATAGAGCAGGGGCTTATGTGCTAACTAAAAAAAGTGCTAAAAATTTGCTTGAAATTCATAAACGTGCGCTTTGCACGACCGATGTTTGGGACTATTTGCTAGGCGTTAATGATATGCAGATGTATTTTTGCGATCTTTTTGCGCATCCAACTGATCTTAGTGGCTCAAATATCGAGGGCGAGCGCCTTGAGAGAGGATACAGCGCAAATTTAAAGGCATACATAAAAACATTTAAATTTATACTTTTCTCACGACTTGAAAAGCTTCAAGGCTATGAGAGAATTTTTAAAAGGGGCTAA
- a CDS encoding STT3 domain-containing protein, with protein MHKVSVNCKILLIFLAAYLFGFAARMLWVLWAKDMPEFYFNGEFMLTTNDAYYYAEGARDMLAGFHQQNDSSPFNHPISTIVFYICKILLFKIESVMFYMSALLAPLIALPVILISNEFKALKAGAVAAFMSVILPGYLVRTSLGYFDSDMLNVTFALFIIYLLIRLLNANELKFIVLPGLFVSLYLWWYQSSYALILSIIFVFFIYTLAFIRSRIENYQAIFFMFISIVSFNVFSKDPLIANKILILNLAVIASFYAIFCKYKKLLSPRNLSIFLTIMLAIFIYFGGFDLIISKIGSYVLKSSSEVASKFHFISEYTLIDEVKSASLLYFVYFMAGNILILLTAAIGYLVLCFKFRPFLLSLPLLGLGALSLFGGVRFAMYITPLVALGFGYFLHFFLNLFDLRNSLKNLSFFIFAAAALAPNLEIAYSYRPHTLITHDEAMALDQLKKAAKRDDYVLSWWDYGYAVRYFADVKTLNDPGRQGGENGYFVSLALRKDEATSAKLARVVSEYSDISFEKKSRALEEILKDHNTSDLNLFLSQLESANFTLPAAKKEVFYYLVPDMIDIAPNIFRYSYIDVMSGEQPKEEFFYYISPINSVSEAGIDLGNGYILPLKEPKFITQNGEKVAVKSFYKIKGSGKELQIDEKTIDEKAKISVLFLEDYARVVLVDENALNSALVQLFIFERADERYFEPFIISSGVKIYRLKV; from the coding sequence GTGCACAAAGTAAGCGTAAATTGTAAAATTTTACTTATCTTTCTAGCTGCTTATCTGTTTGGATTTGCAGCTAGGATGCTTTGGGTATTGTGGGCAAAGGATATGCCAGAGTTTTACTTTAACGGCGAATTTATGCTTACGACAAATGACGCATACTATTACGCAGAGGGCGCTAGAGATATGCTTGCTGGCTTTCATCAGCAAAATGACTCTAGCCCCTTTAATCACCCAATCTCAACCATAGTTTTTTATATTTGCAAAATTTTACTTTTCAAGATCGAAAGCGTGATGTTTTATATGAGTGCGCTTTTAGCACCCCTTATCGCACTTCCAGTTATCTTGATATCAAATGAGTTTAAAGCTCTAAAAGCTGGGGCTGTGGCGGCATTTATGAGCGTTATCTTGCCAGGCTATCTTGTAAGAACGTCGCTTGGTTACTTTGATAGCGATATGCTAAATGTCACATTTGCGCTTTTCATCATCTATCTTTTGATCAGACTTTTAAATGCAAATGAACTAAAATTTATCGTTTTGCCAGGGCTTTTTGTATCGCTTTATCTTTGGTGGTATCAAAGCTCTTATGCTCTTATTTTAAGCATTATTTTTGTCTTTTTTATCTACACGCTTGCTTTTATACGAAGCAGGATAGAAAACTACCAAGCGATATTTTTTATGTTTATAAGCATCGTTAGTTTTAATGTTTTTTCAAAAGATCCGCTCATTGCAAATAAAATTTTGATTTTAAATTTAGCGGTTATTGCTTCATTTTATGCCATTTTTTGCAAATATAAAAAACTACTTTCACCTAGAAATTTAAGCATTTTTCTAACTATTATGCTAGCTATTTTTATCTATTTTGGCGGCTTTGATCTTATCATCTCAAAGATTGGCAGTTACGTTTTAAAAAGCAGCTCAGAGGTTGCAAGTAAATTTCACTTTATAAGCGAATACACGCTAATTGACGAGGTAAAAAGCGCTAGCCTTTTATATTTTGTCTATTTCATGGCTGGAAACATCCTTATTTTGCTAACTGCAGCGATTGGCTATCTGGTGCTTTGTTTTAAATTTCGCCCATTTTTACTTAGCTTGCCACTGCTTGGACTTGGCGCTTTATCGCTATTTGGTGGAGTTAGATTTGCTATGTATATAACGCCACTTGTTGCACTTGGTTTTGGGTATTTCTTACACTTTTTTTTAAATTTATTTGACCTTAGAAATTCTCTTAAAAATTTATCCTTTTTTATCTTTGCAGCAGCTGCGCTTGCCCCAAATTTAGAGATCGCTTACTCTTATAGACCGCATACTTTGATCACGCACGATGAGGCAATGGCACTTGATCAGTTAAAAAAGGCTGCTAAGCGCGATGACTACGTGCTTTCATGGTGGGATTATGGATATGCGGTAAGATACTTTGCTGATGTTAAGACGCTAAATGATCCTGGTAGGCAAGGCGGCGAGAATGGCTATTTTGTTAGCCTTGCATTAAGAAAAGACGAGGCAACCTCAGCCAAGCTAGCTAGAGTAGTGAGCGAGTATAGCGACATATCGTTTGAGAAAAAGAGTAGAGCACTAGAAGAAATTTTAAAAGATCACAACACAAGCGACCTAAACCTCTTTTTAAGCCAGCTTGAAAGCGCAAATTTTACTCTGCCAGCGGCAAAAAAAGAGGTTTTTTACTATCTTGTGCCAGATATGATAGATATCGCTCCAAACATCTTTAGATATAGCTACATCGACGTTATGAGCGGTGAGCAGCCAAAAGAGGAGTTTTTTTACTACATTAGCCCTATAAATAGCGTTAGCGAGGCTGGCATAGACCTTGGAAATGGCTATATCTTGCCGCTAAAAGAGCCAAAATTTATCACTCAAAATGGCGAAAAAGTAGCGGTAAAGTCCTTTTATAAGATAAAAGGCTCTGGCAAAGAGCTACAAATAGACGAGAAAACTATCGACGAAAAGGCAAAAATCTCTGTTTTATTTTTGGAGGACTATGCGCGCGTGGTTTTAGTTGATGAAAATGCCTTAAATTCAGCCCTTGTGCAGCTTTTTATATTTGAGCGAGCTGATGAGCGATACTTTGAGCCATTTATCATCTCAAGTGGTGTAAAAATTTATAGGTTAAAAGTCTAA
- a CDS encoding ecotin → MRQILSFLVACLLPFTLLASEAAGKSEAKTQEQVFELPVSKMPNDYFKYEVAFFKEVQTDCEFAMLEGGHLDKKEDKSGVYYEFSADDEPLKPCNGKNKKRQIYYEFTQILPGISPIKIVTPQGVGAEIRIYERLKTIKPKILKRKEK, encoded by the coding sequence GTGAGGCAAATTTTATCTTTTCTTGTAGCTTGCTTGCTGCCTTTTACTCTCTTAGCTAGCGAAGCGGCAGGCAAAAGTGAAGCCAAGACGCAAGAGCAGGTCTTTGAGCTGCCCGTCTCAAAGATGCCGAATGATTATTTTAAATATGAAGTTGCATTTTTTAAAGAGGTGCAAACGGATTGTGAATTTGCTATGCTAGAGGGCGGACATTTAGATAAAAAAGAGGATAAAAGCGGGGTTTATTATGAATTTAGCGCAGATGATGAACCGCTTAAGCCTTGCAATGGCAAAAATAAAAAGAGGCAAATTTATTATGAATTTACCCAAATTTTGCCTGGCATTAGCCCCATTAAGATCGTAACTCCGCAAGGCGTGGGCGCAGAGATAAGAATTTATGAACGTTTAAAAACAATAAAACCAAAAATTTTAAAAAGGAAAGAGAAATGA
- the galE gene encoding UDP-glucose 4-epimerase GalE, protein MKILVTGGAGYIGSHVVKALLKQGKDEITIIDNLCKGSQKALEALQKIGNFKFINANLEDDLSEIFANGKFDAIIHFAAFIEVFESMSEPLKYYLNNTANVARVLRYAKTYNVNKFIFSSTAAVYGEPDVAEVSETTPTNPINPYGRSKLMSEQIIKDYAASNENFKFAILRYFNVAGADEEGLIGQNYPNATHLIKVAVQTALGKRESMGIFGDDYATKDGTCVRDYIHVSDLADAHISALEYISQNGSETFNVGYGRGFSVKEVIETAKKVSGVNFKVLNAPRRDGDPAILISNASKLRSLTSWKPKRDDLALIIKTALEWEKRI, encoded by the coding sequence TTGAAAATTTTAGTAACAGGTGGAGCTGGATATATCGGCAGCCACGTAGTAAAAGCACTTTTAAAGCAAGGCAAAGATGAGATAACCATCATCGACAATCTCTGCAAGGGCTCACAAAAAGCACTTGAGGCACTCCAAAAGATAGGAAATTTCAAATTTATAAATGCAAATTTAGAGGATGATCTAAGCGAAATTTTTGCAAATGGCAAATTTGATGCGATCATCCATTTTGCAGCGTTTATCGAGGTCTTTGAGAGTATGAGCGAACCGCTAAAATACTATCTAAACAACACTGCAAACGTCGCAAGGGTGCTAAGATACGCAAAAACTTACAATGTAAATAAATTTATATTTAGCTCAACTGCTGCAGTTTATGGCGAGCCAGATGTGGCGGAGGTTAGCGAAACAACGCCTACAAATCCGATAAATCCATACGGCAGAAGCAAGCTAATGAGCGAGCAAATCATCAAAGACTACGCCGCTTCAAATGAAAATTTCAAATTTGCGATTTTGCGCTATTTTAACGTAGCAGGTGCAGACGAGGAGGGGCTTATCGGTCAAAACTATCCAAACGCCACGCACCTTATCAAAGTAGCCGTGCAAACAGCACTTGGCAAGCGTGAGAGCATGGGTATCTTTGGTGATGACTACGCGACAAAGGATGGCACATGCGTTAGAGACTATATCCACGTTAGCGACCTAGCGGACGCCCACATAAGCGCACTTGAATACATCAGTCAAAATGGTAGCGAAACTTTTAACGTGGGATATGGCAGGGGATTTAGCGTAAAAGAGGTCATCGAGACCGCAAAAAAAGTAAGTGGAGTAAATTTTAAAGTGCTAAATGCGCCAAGAAGGGACGGCGACCCAGCTATCCTTATCTCAAATGCAAGCAAACTACGCTCGTTAACAAGTTGGAAGCCAAAAAGAGACGATCTAGCGCTCATCATAAAAACCGCCCTTGAGTGGGAAAAGAGAATTTAA
- a CDS encoding glycosyltransferase has product MRILFVTSTLRSGGAERVCAVIASRFSVDHEVSLVKFDKDEPFYELASGVKLINLGVGADELGFVGNLKKRVSKVLALRALIREGKFDAVISFLDAVNTLVLFSSAGLKTPIIISEHTNYLAPKRAIFKVLRRISYPFANALSVLSDEDLGYYSKFCKNVMKIYNPLFEEVRSESFDKENLVIFVGRLNKIKNCEMFVRVAASLKQSGYKFAVAGDGGERLNLENLAKSLGADVEFLGNVSDIASLYKRAKVLLSCSNFEGLGNTLIEAINYDCVRVATRTSGAKELIKDGFDGLLCEINDADQMSKKLANLLQDEAKMGEFAKNARARLDEFSVEQIYKKWLELLKLGGVK; this is encoded by the coding sequence ATGAGGATATTATTTGTCACATCAACGCTTAGAAGTGGCGGTGCAGAGCGAGTTTGTGCGGTGATCGCTTCAAGATTTAGCGTGGATCACGAGGTAAGCCTTGTTAAATTTGACAAGGACGAGCCATTTTACGAGCTAGCAAGTGGCGTGAAACTCATAAATTTAGGTGTTGGTGCTGATGAGCTTGGCTTTGTTGGAAATTTAAAAAAGAGAGTTTCAAAGGTGCTTGCTTTAAGAGCGCTCATACGAGAGGGCAAATTTGACGCTGTGATATCCTTTTTAGACGCCGTAAATACCTTGGTGCTCTTTAGCTCAGCTGGGCTAAAAACGCCTATAATCATAAGTGAGCACACAAACTATCTCGCGCCAAAAAGAGCCATTTTTAAGGTGCTAAGACGCATAAGTTATCCATTTGCAAATGCACTTAGCGTCTTAAGCGACGAGGATCTAGGCTACTACTCTAAATTTTGCAAAAATGTGATGAAAATTTACAACCCACTCTTTGAAGAGGTGCGCAGTGAGAGCTTTGATAAAGAAAATTTAGTCATCTTTGTTGGCAGGCTAAATAAGATAAAAAACTGCGAAATGTTTGTAAGAGTGGCTGCAAGCTTAAAGCAAAGCGGCTATAAATTTGCCGTGGCTGGAGATGGCGGCGAGAGGCTAAATTTAGAAAATTTAGCCAAAAGCTTGGGCGCTGATGTAGAGTTTTTAGGCAATGTAAGCGACATCGCCTCGCTTTATAAAAGGGCAAAGGTGCTGCTCTCTTGCTCAAATTTCGAGGGTCTTGGAAACACCTTGATAGAGGCGATAAACTATGACTGCGTGCGGGTTGCGACAAGAACTAGCGGGGCAAAAGAGCTTATAAAAGATGGTTTTGATGGCTTACTTTGTGAGATAAATGACGCTGATCAGATGAGTAAAAAGCTTGCAAATTTGCTGCAAGATGAGGCAAAAATGGGCGAATTTGCTAAAAACGCAAGAGCTAGGCTTGATGAGTTTAGTGTGGAGCAAATTTATAAAAAATGGCTGGAGCTTTTAAAGCTTGGAGGTGTGAAGTGA
- a CDS encoding glycosyltransferase family 2 protein: MGEPLISIVTATYKRPELLKKAIRSALAQSYKNLEIVVTDDGDDESASEICKSFNDARIKFVKNSAHKKSPNGNKNNGFDNATGEFVCLLDDDDELLPEAIAQCYEILKSGEYSCVFADAICEKDGVMTEVVAGRSPYSKSGAMSKVDYHCGRINGEYFKLFSREFIDGFRFDESSFGGENELYIRFFEKNVFYLKKSLYIYRIARSDSATLNAGKHALSVANAYIKTANLHYDIAIKNEPKFLAMQYKNAAYYAKIAGEYGLMLRCIFKSLSIKFSKEAFIFLLLSPLPSGILPALSKLRVKIKQRLGV, from the coding sequence ATGGGCGAGCCATTAATCAGCATCGTAACTGCGACCTATAAGCGTCCAGAGCTTTTAAAAAAGGCCATAAGAAGCGCTCTAGCTCAAAGCTATAAAAATTTAGAAATAGTTGTAACTGACGACGGCGATGACGAGAGTGCGAGTGAAATTTGCAAGAGTTTTAACGACGCAAGGATCAAATTTGTAAAAAACAGCGCTCACAAAAAGAGCCCAAATGGCAATAAAAATAACGGCTTTGACAACGCAACAGGCGAGTTTGTCTGCTTGCTAGATGATGACGATGAGCTTTTACCAGAGGCGATTGCCCAGTGCTATGAAATTTTAAAAAGTGGCGAGTATTCGTGCGTTTTTGCAGACGCGATCTGCGAGAAAGATGGCGTGATGACCGAGGTCGTGGCTGGTAGAAGCCCATATAGCAAGAGTGGGGCGATGAGTAAGGTTGATTATCACTGCGGGCGGATAAATGGCGAGTATTTTAAGCTTTTTTCGCGTGAATTTATAGACGGCTTTAGGTTTGATGAGAGCAGTTTTGGCGGCGAAAATGAGCTTTATATCCGCTTTTTTGAAAAAAATGTCTTTTATCTTAAAAAGTCACTTTACATCTACCGTATCGCAAGAAGCGATAGTGCGACGCTAAATGCTGGCAAACACGCGTTGAGCGTTGCAAACGCTTACATCAAAACAGCAAATTTACACTACGACATCGCTATAAAAAACGAGCCAAAATTTCTAGCTATGCAGTATAAAAATGCCGCTTACTATGCCAAAATAGCAGGCGAATATGGCCTTATGCTAAGGTGTATCTTTAAAAGTCTTAGCATCAAATTTAGTAAAGAAGCGTTTATTTTCTTACTGCTTAGCCCGCTTCCAAGTGGCATTTTACCGGCACTCTCAAAGCTTAGAGTGAAGATAAAACAAAGGCTTGGCGTATGA
- a CDS encoding MATE family efflux transporter, translating to MLINLISSIVVFVVSMGINFFLTPFILKSLGNEAFGFVGLSNAIVSYAAVVSVAINSVSGRFVAHAWHKKDLILANTYYSSVLVVNIFFCAVVVVLSSIFILNLQSFLNVPENLLFDVRMTLVFYFINFCVGLFNGVLTVCAFVTNKLYLLSIRNAISSMVLASLIVALFFFFKPFISYIAISALIASLFVFFSTIFMSARITPELKFSLSKFDFSKIKELLSSGIWNSFNALNRILLTGMDLFICNIFVNANATGLLSVAKAAPIILESFVAQLSGIFAPKFVELYSKNLITDLIKEAKFSMKVIAFVMSAPAAFFVVFGLDFYTLWLPFKSADEVKFIYNVSMITLVPIVFISFVFSLFNLDSATNKLRRPAIANTILGVSTIIAQIALLKFSDYGVYGIVIVAAIFYSIRILGFDLINAALNLEVKLTTFYGVYFKNLAVFALCVLAMFACKDFVSLDNWLKFAIFAAIYASAAYALGYFLFFNAFERGIVWRKILKKFKRS from the coding sequence ATGCTAATCAATCTAATAAGCTCTATCGTCGTTTTTGTCGTATCAATGGGCATAAATTTCTTTCTTACGCCATTTATCTTAAAAAGCCTTGGCAACGAGGCATTTGGCTTTGTGGGTCTTAGCAATGCCATCGTTAGCTACGCAGCAGTCGTAAGCGTAGCTATAAACTCGGTAAGTGGGCGCTTTGTCGCTCATGCGTGGCACAAAAAAGATCTAATCCTTGCAAATACATACTACTCATCAGTGCTTGTTGTAAATATCTTCTTTTGCGCCGTTGTCGTGGTGCTTAGCTCCATTTTTATACTAAATTTGCAAAGCTTTTTAAACGTTCCTGAAAATTTACTCTTTGACGTGAGAATGACCCTTGTTTTTTACTTTATAAATTTCTGCGTCGGGCTATTTAACGGCGTTTTGACGGTTTGTGCTTTTGTGACAAACAAGCTCTACCTACTCTCCATCAGAAACGCCATCTCAAGCATGGTCCTAGCGAGCCTCATCGTGGCGCTCTTTTTCTTTTTTAAGCCGTTCATTTCATACATCGCCATTTCAGCGCTAATCGCTAGCCTTTTTGTCTTTTTTAGCACCATTTTTATGTCAGCTCGTATCACGCCAGAGCTAAAATTTAGCCTTAGTAAATTTGATTTTTCTAAGATAAAAGAGCTTTTAAGCTCTGGCATTTGGAACAGCTTTAATGCGCTAAACCGCATACTTTTAACAGGCATGGATCTTTTTATCTGCAACATTTTCGTAAATGCAAACGCCACTGGCCTTCTTTCAGTCGCCAAGGCTGCTCCTATCATACTTGAGAGCTTTGTAGCGCAGCTTAGCGGTATCTTTGCGCCAAAATTTGTCGAGCTTTACTCTAAAAATTTGATCACGGACCTCATAAAAGAGGCTAAATTTTCAATGAAGGTGATCGCCTTTGTGATGAGCGCTCCGGCTGCATTTTTCGTCGTTTTTGGGCTTGATTTTTACACGCTTTGGTTGCCTTTTAAAAGTGCGGACGAGGTTAAATTTATCTACAACGTCTCGATGATCACGCTAGTGCCGATCGTCTTTATAAGCTTTGTTTTTTCGCTTTTTAACCTTGATAGCGCGACAAACAAGCTTCGCCGACCAGCCATTGCCAACACCATCCTTGGCGTTAGCACGATCATAGCGCAGATCGCACTGCTTAAATTTAGTGACTACGGCGTTTATGGCATCGTCATCGTCGCAGCCATTTTTTATAGCATAAGAATTCTCGGCTTTGACCTCATAAATGCCGCCTTAAATTTAGAGGTGAAGCTCACCACATTTTACGGGGTTTATTTTAAAAATTTAGCCGTTTTTGCGCTTTGTGTGCTTGCGATGTTTGCCTGCAAGGACTTTGTGAGCCTAGATAACTGGCTAAAATTTGCTATCTTTGCTGCGATATACGCCAGCGCAGCTTATGCTTTGGGATATTTTTTGTTTTTTAATGCCTTCGAGCGAGGCATAGTTTGGCGTAAAATTTTAAAAAAATTTAAAAGGTCTTAA
- a CDS encoding UDP-glucose dehydrogenase family protein yields the protein MKIAVIGTGYVGLVSGACFAKMGNSVICVDVDSKKIEALKNGVVPIYEPGLADIVSDCYKNGSLKFSTQITEALEHADVLFIAVGTPMGADGQADLKYVLSVAKSIGENLSKPLIVVDKSTVPVGTGAKVHEVIEAELKKRNAKVKFEVVSNPEFLKEGAAVEDFLKPDRVVIGASSEWGFSVMRELYEPFMKNHDRLICMDVKSAEMTKYAANSMLATKISFINEIANICERVGADVNLVRKGIGSDSRIGYSFIYPGCGYGGSCFPKDVEALIYTARQNGFEPELLNAVESRNKAQKRVLFDKIYNFFGGDLKSKTIALWGLAFKPNTDDMREASSLTLIKLLDEAGAKVVAYDPKASEEAKKYMPNLDVKYAKNKYDALNGADAMVLVTEWSEFRSPDFMEIKERLKNAVIFDGRNQYNAKALAEHGFKYFQIGVKA from the coding sequence ATGAAAATAGCAGTAATTGGAACCGGATATGTTGGACTAGTGAGTGGTGCATGCTTTGCTAAGATGGGCAACAGCGTGATCTGCGTCGATGTTGATAGCAAAAAGATCGAAGCGCTAAAAAACGGCGTCGTGCCTATATATGAGCCAGGGCTTGCTGATATCGTGAGTGACTGCTATAAAAATGGCTCGCTTAAATTTAGCACGCAGATAACCGAGGCACTAGAGCATGCAGATGTGCTATTTATCGCTGTTGGCACACCTATGGGCGCCGATGGACAGGCGGATTTAAAATATGTCCTCTCGGTTGCGAAATCGATCGGAGAAAATTTAAGCAAACCGCTAATCGTAGTCGATAAATCAACCGTTCCAGTGGGCACTGGAGCTAAGGTGCATGAGGTGATCGAGGCTGAGCTTAAAAAGAGAAATGCAAAGGTTAAATTTGAAGTCGTCTCAAACCCAGAGTTTTTAAAAGAGGGCGCGGCAGTTGAGGACTTTTTAAAGCCAGACCGCGTAGTTATCGGAGCTAGCAGCGAGTGGGGCTTTAGCGTGATGAGAGAGCTTTATGAGCCATTTATGAAAAATCACGACAGGCTCATTTGTATGGACGTAAAATCAGCTGAGATGACAAAATACGCTGCAAATTCGATGCTGGCAACCAAAATAAGCTTTATAAACGAGATAGCAAATATCTGCGAACGCGTTGGAGCTGATGTAAATTTAGTAAGAAAAGGTATCGGCAGCGACTCAAGGATCGGATATAGCTTCATCTACCCAGGCTGCGGATACGGCGGTAGCTGCTTTCCAAAAGACGTCGAGGCACTCATCTACACAGCTAGGCAAAATGGCTTTGAGCCAGAGCTTTTAAACGCGGTCGAGTCAAGAAATAAGGCTCAAAAAAGAGTTCTTTTTGATAAAATTTATAACTTCTTTGGCGGCGATCTAAAGAGCAAGACGATCGCACTTTGGGGACTTGCGTTTAAGCCAAATACCGATGATATGAGAGAGGCTAGCTCGCTAACTTTGATAAAGCTTTTAGACGAGGCTGGCGCAAAAGTGGTCGCTTACGATCCAAAAGCAAGCGAAGAAGCGAAAAAATATATGCCAAATTTAGATGTGAAATATGCTAAAAATAAATATGACGCTCTTAATGGCGCCGATGCTATGGTGCTTGTGACGGAGTGGAGTGAGTTTAGATCGCCTGATTTTATGGAGATCAAAGAGAGGCTAAAAAATGCTGTCATATTTGACGGACGCAACCAGTATAACGCTAAAGCTTTAGCCGAGCATGGCTTTAAGTATTTTCAAATAGGCGTCAAAGCGTGA